From the Arvicola amphibius chromosome 2, mArvAmp1.2, whole genome shotgun sequence genome, one window contains:
- the LOC119806443 gene encoding 40S ribosomal protein S27-like encodes MTSRKESPSEEEKRKDKKKRLLQSPNSYFMDVKCPGCSKITTVFSHAQTVVLSVGRSTVLCQPTGGKARLTEGCSCRTTQHWKHLIQDE; translated from the coding sequence ATGACCTCTCGCAAAGAATCTCcttcagaagaggaaaagaggaaagacaagaaaaagcgcCTGCTGCAGAGCCCCAATTCCTACTTTATGGATGTGAAGTGCCCAGGATGCTCTAAAATCACCACGGTATTTAGCCACGCACAGACGGTAGTCTTGAGTGTCGGCCGCTCCACTGTCCTCTGTCAGCCTACAGGCGGGAAAGCAAGGCTGACAGAAGGGTGCTCCTGCAGGACCACGCAGCACTGGAAACACCTGATTCAAGATGAGTGA